One part of the Sorangiineae bacterium MSr11954 genome encodes these proteins:
- a CDS encoding TOMM precursor leader peptide-binding protein has translation MATGPLRWHPRFLVHTTVHGQIVLLEDGDAVLFDEGPPAHVAQAVSRHASIHQVLELAQTPGGRAAMRVTLDGFFAHDLVQTADAYRLALPGYLRPAFEAEPRVVTQPRAVAQAGSVGAQAGSEVVLLSEIPASDPLVDWARALATAHGIAVAIVDDELDPRLEAVDRRHRDAMRPWLLFKPRGRRPSLGPWFDPEPGRPCWSCLERRMLGNQHVRRWLTHATSRRCLEIPVAIDLLAPGVLPQPPLGGALLEHLRAGALVRLEPTTAAIAGAHHVAGHEHGSRCGDPARRSPWIELRSTKRGRDPDGGYRSHSAEDTVARLLVHVSTVTGNVADVSIVPGQDLQPLPVHRSAFLTCPLGKSIVRPADFHRVALGKGTSAAQSRASALCEALERSVAQYRGDEPTVLASAEALTGARSFPPPMVRPLSARQMATFPAWRTDEPIHWVDVSSLTRRELCKVPLTYCYANTPFAREEELCRFDSNGCAAGRTLEEALLQGLLERIERDAVAIWWYNRLAVPSLSPALVGPSLLDALQRGLGPIWDWWLLDATHDLDTPVCVAVARRHQDGQYRFGFGCHVEAKLAAQRAATELHQLIAVEKQRGASFDFAGVAGEPYLHPSATGRAARALAVSTEYDDIRDAIEACIARLAARGLEVLAHRYPAIDDALAVVKTIVPGACHIWPELGASRLYRVPVDLGWSSRALGEHDLNPLPLFV, from the coding sequence ATGGCCACCGGGCCGCTGCGCTGGCATCCGCGATTTCTCGTCCATACCACCGTGCACGGTCAGATTGTGCTGCTGGAGGACGGCGATGCCGTGCTGTTCGACGAGGGGCCGCCCGCCCATGTCGCGCAGGCGGTGAGCCGTCATGCATCGATTCACCAGGTCCTGGAGCTCGCGCAAACGCCGGGGGGGCGAGCTGCGATGCGGGTCACCCTCGACGGGTTCTTCGCGCACGATCTCGTGCAGACGGCCGACGCGTATCGGCTGGCGCTGCCGGGCTATTTGCGGCCTGCCTTCGAGGCCGAGCCGCGCGTGGTCACGCAGCCGCGCGCGGTCGCGCAGGCGGGCAGCGTGGGCGCGCAGGCGGGCAGCGAGGTGGTGCTGCTCTCCGAGATCCCCGCGTCGGATCCCCTCGTCGACTGGGCGCGCGCGCTCGCCACCGCGCATGGAATCGCGGTCGCCATCGTCGATGACGAGCTCGATCCCCGGCTGGAGGCCGTCGATCGCCGTCACCGGGACGCCATGCGCCCCTGGCTCTTGTTCAAGCCGCGCGGGCGGCGACCTTCGCTCGGCCCCTGGTTCGATCCCGAGCCCGGACGCCCATGCTGGTCCTGCTTGGAGCGCCGGATGCTCGGCAACCAGCACGTGCGGCGCTGGCTGACCCACGCGACCTCGCGACGATGCCTCGAGATCCCCGTCGCCATCGACCTGCTGGCCCCGGGGGTCCTGCCGCAGCCCCCTCTCGGCGGTGCGCTGCTCGAGCACCTCCGAGCCGGGGCACTGGTGCGGCTCGAGCCAACGACCGCCGCGATCGCCGGCGCGCATCATGTCGCCGGCCACGAACATGGTTCGCGCTGCGGCGATCCGGCGAGGCGCTCGCCTTGGATCGAGCTCCGGTCCACCAAACGAGGGCGCGACCCTGACGGTGGATATCGAAGCCACTCCGCGGAAGACACGGTGGCGAGGCTCCTCGTGCACGTCAGTACGGTGACGGGCAACGTGGCAGACGTCTCCATCGTCCCCGGCCAGGATTTGCAACCGCTCCCCGTGCACCGCAGCGCCTTTCTCACCTGCCCCTTGGGAAAGTCGATCGTCCGCCCGGCCGACTTCCACCGCGTCGCGCTCGGCAAGGGCACGTCCGCGGCGCAGTCTCGCGCGAGCGCTTTGTGCGAAGCGCTCGAGCGATCCGTTGCGCAGTATCGAGGCGACGAGCCGACCGTGCTCGCCTCGGCCGAAGCGCTCACCGGTGCGCGGTCGTTCCCCCCGCCGATGGTGAGGCCCCTGAGCGCGCGCCAAATGGCCACCTTCCCCGCCTGGAGGACCGACGAGCCGATTCACTGGGTGGACGTAAGCTCGCTCACCCGCCGTGAGCTCTGCAAAGTCCCCTTGACCTACTGTTATGCGAATACGCCGTTCGCGCGGGAAGAAGAGCTCTGTCGCTTCGACTCCAATGGTTGCGCGGCCGGGCGCACATTGGAAGAGGCGTTGCTTCAAGGTTTGCTCGAGCGCATCGAGCGCGATGCGGTGGCCATCTGGTGGTACAATCGCCTGGCCGTCCCTTCCCTATCCCCCGCGCTCGTCGGTCCGAGCCTGCTCGATGCGCTCCAGCGCGGGCTCGGTCCTATTTGGGATTGGTGGCTGCTCGACGCGACCCACGATCTGGACACTCCGGTCTGCGTCGCGGTAGCCCGCCGTCACCAAGACGGGCAATATCGGTTTGGCTTTGGCTGCCACGTCGAGGCGAAGCTCGCGGCCCAGAGGGCGGCCACCGAGCTCCATCAGCTCATCGCGGTCGAGAAGCAGCGCGGAGCATCCTTCGATTTCGCGGGGGTCGCGGGCGAGCCGTACCTTCATCCATCGGCCACGGGCCGGGCGGCGCGCGCCTTGGCCGTCTCCACCGAATACGATGACATTCGCGATGCCATCGAGGCATGCATCGCGCGCCTGGCCGCGCGCGGGCTCGAGGTGCTGGCGCACCGCTACCCGGCCATCGACGATGCGCTCGCCGTCGTCAAGACCATCGTCCCCGGCGCATGCCACATCTGGCCAGAGCTCGGGGCGTCCCGGCTGTATCGCGTTCCGGTCGATCTCGGCTGGTCTTCGCGTGCCCTCGGCGAGCACGATCTCAACCCCCTGCCCTTGTTCGTCTGA
- a CDS encoding BMA_0021/BMA_0022 family TOMM bacteriocin gives MALQEGKDTDLTTQLMQFRTAYLQGVARAAVDLEFRRKLTRSDDALHILGEQFGYRCPWQLSFVVRDDIYWGPRYNPAKGAIMRAPLHGETLTVYLPKRPEASEYPGMRDDEYRKTLMEALAAFYQQNWQLLQNRQPGAPNQPFNPPDLPAVSPNGKWSSVLPTHRYDLGDSTDDFISFAAVVLNALALAWNDQAMWQELTREQPPPRQDLNPDVFAPLQTAPQILKQWFDYDYPWDIQLVFKPDPRAKYVKNKDDGKYKWRDLSWPELMLVLPWMSGAFVEPPSTAANQAEEVRLNVANIAPAIMGLALYNTDGPGYPFTCG, from the coding sequence ATGGCTCTCCAAGAAGGAAAAGACACCGATCTCACCACGCAGCTCATGCAGTTCCGGACCGCCTATCTGCAGGGCGTGGCCCGCGCAGCCGTCGATCTCGAGTTCCGGAGGAAGCTCACGCGCAGTGACGATGCGCTCCACATCCTCGGCGAGCAGTTCGGATACCGCTGCCCCTGGCAACTGAGCTTCGTGGTGCGCGACGACATTTACTGGGGTCCGCGCTACAACCCGGCCAAGGGAGCCATCATGCGCGCGCCGCTGCACGGGGAGACGCTCACCGTGTATCTCCCGAAGAGGCCCGAGGCGTCCGAGTATCCGGGGATGCGAGACGACGAGTATCGCAAGACCCTCATGGAGGCGCTGGCAGCCTTCTACCAACAGAACTGGCAGCTCCTGCAAAACAGGCAACCCGGCGCCCCGAATCAGCCCTTCAACCCCCCGGATTTGCCGGCCGTGAGCCCGAATGGCAAGTGGTCCTCGGTCCTCCCCACGCACCGCTACGATCTGGGTGACAGCACCGACGACTTCATCTCGTTCGCCGCGGTCGTTTTGAACGCGTTGGCGCTGGCGTGGAACGATCAAGCCATGTGGCAGGAGCTCACGCGCGAACAGCCCCCACCGCGGCAAGACCTCAATCCCGACGTATTTGCGCCGCTGCAGACGGCCCCTCAAATCCTGAAGCAGTGGTTCGACTACGATTATCCGTGGGATATCCAGCTGGTCTTCAAGCCCGACCCCCGCGCGAAATACGTCAAGAACAAGGACGACGGGAAGTACAAGTGGCGCGATCTGAGTTGGCCGGAGCTGATGCTCGTCCTGCCGTGGATGAGCGGGGCGTTCGTCGAGCCGCCCTCCACCGCGGCCAATCAAGCGGAAGAAGTCCGTTTGAATGTCGCGAACATCGCCCCCGCCATCATGGGCCTCGCGCTCTACAATACGGACGGCCCAGGGTACCCCTTCACGTGCGGTTGA
- a CDS encoding formylglycine-generating enzyme family protein codes for MKRRFLWLVVPFAFLVAAWGVARWMRAHGLSGEDLMSEIRRSEAPRFAWQSVDRRHWQASSLSPSEQAMTLVSLEPNGEGCPLGMVRAKGTFHSDTSDGRMTGAIERLQDAACTDWISRDFPARCRAFDAAKIAEGIAALPTTELDFCIDRFEYPNVVGQNPIIVVTFHEAEALCKREQKRLCTENEWTFACEGEEARPYPYGYTRDDSACVMDRPWRPFTEGALQPRDGERARAELDRLWQGEPSGARPKCRSPFGAYDMTGNVDEWTRSVNPTGYSSILKGGYWGPVRARCRPSTRAHNEDFIDYQQSFRCCAQPSSPPEAPETTSANGSSVKSL; via the coding sequence ATGAAACGCCGGTTCCTTTGGCTCGTCGTGCCCTTCGCGTTCCTGGTCGCAGCGTGGGGGGTGGCGCGCTGGATGCGCGCACACGGCTTGTCCGGGGAGGACCTGATGAGCGAGATCCGCCGCAGCGAAGCGCCGCGCTTTGCATGGCAGAGCGTCGACCGCCGGCATTGGCAGGCGAGCTCGCTCAGCCCCTCGGAGCAGGCCATGACCTTGGTCTCGTTGGAGCCAAACGGGGAAGGGTGCCCCCTCGGGATGGTGCGCGCGAAGGGGACGTTTCACAGCGACACCTCCGACGGGCGCATGACGGGCGCGATCGAGCGCCTCCAAGACGCGGCCTGCACGGACTGGATCAGTCGTGATTTTCCGGCGCGGTGCCGCGCGTTCGATGCGGCCAAGATCGCCGAGGGCATCGCCGCGCTGCCGACCACGGAGCTCGATTTCTGCATCGACCGGTTCGAGTACCCCAATGTGGTCGGGCAAAATCCAATTATCGTGGTGACGTTTCACGAGGCCGAGGCGCTCTGCAAGCGAGAGCAAAAGCGCCTCTGCACGGAGAACGAATGGACGTTCGCCTGCGAGGGCGAGGAGGCGCGCCCCTATCCTTATGGCTACACGCGCGATGACTCGGCGTGCGTCATGGATCGTCCGTGGCGGCCATTCACCGAAGGCGCCCTCCAGCCGCGCGATGGAGAGAGGGCCCGCGCCGAGCTCGATCGACTGTGGCAAGGAGAGCCTTCCGGTGCGCGTCCCAAGTGCCGTAGTCCGTTCGGTGCCTACGATATGACGGGAAACGTCGACGAGTGGACGCGCTCGGTCAACCCTACCGGCTATTCCTCGATCCTGAAGGGCGGCTATTGGGGCCCGGTGCGCGCCCGCTGCCGGCCTTCCACGCGCGCCCACAACGAGGACTTCATCGACTACCAACAAAGCTTCCGCTGCTGCGCGCAGCCGTCCTCGCCCCCGGAAGCCCCGGAGACGACGAGCGCCAACGGGAGCTCCGTCAAGAGTCTTTGA
- a CDS encoding amidohydrolase, whose product MSEPLAMWPEYLDPELRPYAPRMRVVDTPQAMAQRVAELGARAAVPLLPELTVDGRPLFANWGLEFQLEASRQSQQHRRSIDSATRGAGQLAAMDTAGISEAYLFPTLATFLVHHEELPAPVSAGFARAYNRWLLDYCAEAPARLHPVGMVSRHDPAMTLAELDRIIGDGFRCVVMRPEPIRGLGLGDPRLEPFWTRCEQESIAVAIHGSTHLFGPTVGRDRFTTRFALHACSHPMEAQLAFLALLDAGVLERHPRLKVAFLEAGASWVPHWLWRLDAICYATMPGENARNVTMKPSAYFARQCWVGIELEEPCLRQVIDCIGADRLLYGTDFPHPDHLPSEGDARAERDERDGGTVLTEREQELVFRDNARAFFEGAG is encoded by the coding sequence GTGTCCGAGCCCTTGGCGATGTGGCCGGAGTACCTCGATCCCGAGCTTCGGCCCTACGCACCCCGTATGCGCGTGGTGGACACGCCGCAAGCCATGGCCCAGCGGGTCGCGGAGCTCGGGGCGCGGGCCGCGGTCCCGCTGCTGCCGGAGCTGACCGTCGACGGACGGCCGCTGTTCGCCAATTGGGGGCTCGAGTTCCAGCTCGAGGCGAGCCGGCAAAGCCAGCAGCATCGGCGGTCGATCGACAGCGCCACCCGCGGGGCGGGCCAGCTCGCGGCGATGGACACCGCGGGCATCTCCGAAGCGTACCTGTTTCCCACCCTGGCGACCTTCCTCGTGCACCACGAAGAGCTCCCCGCCCCGGTCTCGGCGGGCTTCGCCAGGGCCTACAACCGCTGGCTCCTGGACTATTGCGCGGAGGCCCCGGCCCGACTCCACCCCGTCGGGATGGTCAGTCGCCACGATCCCGCCATGACCTTGGCGGAGCTCGATCGGATCATCGGCGACGGCTTTCGCTGCGTGGTGATGCGCCCCGAGCCCATTCGCGGGCTCGGGCTGGGCGATCCGCGGCTCGAGCCCTTTTGGACGCGCTGCGAGCAGGAGAGCATCGCGGTCGCCATCCACGGCAGCACGCACCTCTTTGGGCCCACGGTGGGGCGCGATCGCTTTACGACGCGCTTTGCGCTCCACGCGTGCTCGCACCCCATGGAGGCGCAATTGGCTTTCCTCGCCTTGCTCGACGCGGGGGTGCTGGAGCGCCATCCGCGGCTCAAGGTGGCCTTCCTCGAGGCGGGCGCCTCCTGGGTGCCCCACTGGCTGTGGCGGCTCGACGCGATCTGCTACGCGACCATGCCGGGCGAGAACGCGCGCAATGTGACCATGAAGCCCTCGGCTTACTTCGCCCGCCAGTGCTGGGTGGGGATCGAGTTGGAGGAGCCGTGCCTTCGCCAGGTGATTGACTGTATCGGCGCCGATCGGCTTTTGTACGGGACCGACTTTCCGCATCCGGACCACTTGCCGTCGGAGGGCGATGCGCGCGCCGAACGCGACGAACGCGATGGCGGCACGGTGCTGACCGAGCGCGAGCAGGAGCTGGTGTTTCGGGATAACGCGCGCGCCTTCTTCGAGGGCGCGGGCTAG
- a CDS encoding TOMM precursor leader peptide-binding protein produces MTLENELGSPHPRFRVLWPHGGGLAMFAEFAQFLVDIPDAALLHPSAARDLGALDSKRHERLRANLEMLVAAGLWILGGGEPDSSAYILPDFDAAPRALEDRGSGGQWVTLADPREDPLIAMLATKLALPPAFAAVVVDDALDPRLDVLNRRLRAAGRPWLLLRLAGDHPTAGPLFDTSDQAPCWSCLSFRMLWNQPVRRWYHRTHPGELLPIPVAFRPSVIERELARFAAAAQRLVEARVGDAMTELRWDPPESLAHPVIRRPQCSVCGDSSLYAARAGRPLLLQPAPKAWDEDGGVRTQAPERTARALERILGPVSGLVARVVCHSGPGADVNRIFRAWFAKAPYRSELPRTEQLFQTTLGKGIAAEQSRVSAIGESLERLASNYHGDEPVIRARARELPGRSFPPAALAPYSEQQYRAFEATGDPLRKTLHGMMPASSDAVLDWTPVWSLTRSEVCFVPFTWCYANTPYDEDPRCRFFHSGGAAGNCLEEAILQGFLELVERDAVAVWWYNRQRRPAVHLESLPEELVRQLAATVGVESDYWVLDVTHDFRVPVFVAVSRQRATGKLCLGFGAHLDPRLALRRALTELCQILEIRHQHAAPFDFDAIAPEDYLFPNTEQAPRIPAIDAIPFESFNGDIADDVRTCVARAAAVGLEVLVLDNSRPDFPLRTAKVIMPGACHIFPYRAAARLYEVPVRMGWRASPLTEAELHPLELLI; encoded by the coding sequence ATGACCCTCGAAAACGAGCTGGGCTCCCCGCACCCGCGCTTTCGGGTCCTATGGCCCCATGGCGGGGGCCTGGCGATGTTCGCCGAGTTCGCGCAGTTCCTGGTCGATATCCCCGACGCCGCGCTCCTGCATCCGTCCGCCGCGCGCGATCTCGGGGCGCTCGATTCCAAGCGGCACGAGCGGCTGCGCGCCAATCTGGAAATGCTCGTGGCAGCGGGTCTCTGGATCCTGGGCGGCGGCGAGCCCGATTCGAGCGCCTATATCCTCCCCGATTTCGACGCAGCGCCGCGCGCGCTCGAGGATCGGGGCTCGGGCGGCCAGTGGGTGACCTTGGCCGATCCGCGCGAGGACCCGCTGATCGCGATGCTGGCCACGAAGCTCGCGCTCCCGCCGGCCTTCGCGGCGGTCGTGGTCGATGACGCGCTGGATCCTCGGCTCGACGTGCTGAATCGGCGCTTGCGCGCGGCCGGGCGCCCCTGGCTGCTGCTGCGGCTCGCCGGCGATCATCCCACCGCCGGTCCGCTGTTCGATACGTCGGACCAGGCACCGTGCTGGAGCTGTCTGTCGTTTCGGATGCTGTGGAACCAGCCCGTTCGCCGCTGGTACCACCGCACGCACCCTGGCGAGCTCCTGCCGATCCCGGTGGCCTTTCGCCCATCCGTCATCGAGCGCGAGCTCGCGCGCTTCGCGGCGGCGGCGCAGCGTCTGGTCGAGGCGCGGGTCGGGGACGCGATGACGGAGCTGCGATGGGACCCACCCGAGTCGCTCGCGCACCCGGTCATCCGGCGCCCGCAATGCTCCGTCTGCGGCGATTCCTCGCTCTACGCCGCGCGCGCCGGGCGCCCTCTCCTGCTCCAGCCCGCGCCCAAAGCTTGGGACGAAGATGGCGGCGTTCGCACCCAGGCGCCCGAACGGACCGCGCGCGCGCTCGAGCGCATCCTCGGCCCGGTCAGCGGCTTGGTGGCGAGGGTGGTCTGCCACTCCGGGCCGGGAGCCGACGTCAATCGCATCTTTCGCGCCTGGTTCGCCAAGGCCCCGTATCGGAGCGAGCTCCCGCGCACCGAGCAGCTCTTTCAAACGACCTTGGGCAAGGGCATCGCGGCGGAGCAGTCCCGGGTCAGCGCCATCGGCGAGTCGCTCGAGCGCCTCGCGTCCAACTACCACGGAGACGAGCCCGTGATCCGCGCCCGCGCGCGCGAGCTTCCGGGCAGGAGCTTTCCGCCGGCGGCCCTGGCTCCGTACAGCGAGCAGCAGTATCGAGCCTTCGAGGCGACCGGCGATCCGCTCCGGAAGACCTTGCATGGGATGATGCCCGCGAGCTCCGACGCGGTGCTGGATTGGACACCGGTTTGGTCGCTGACGCGCTCGGAGGTTTGCTTCGTTCCATTCACGTGGTGCTATGCGAATACGCCCTACGACGAGGATCCGCGCTGCCGTTTCTTCCATAGCGGCGGCGCGGCCGGCAATTGCCTCGAGGAGGCGATCCTGCAAGGGTTTCTCGAGCTGGTGGAGCGGGACGCGGTCGCGGTGTGGTGGTACAATCGCCAACGCCGGCCCGCGGTACATCTGGAGTCCCTGCCCGAGGAGCTCGTCCGGCAGCTGGCGGCGACCGTAGGCGTCGAAAGCGACTATTGGGTCCTGGACGTCACCCACGATTTTCGCGTCCCTGTGTTCGTCGCGGTGAGCCGCCAGCGCGCGACGGGCAAGCTGTGTCTGGGCTTCGGCGCCCACCTCGACCCGCGCCTGGCCCTCCGGCGTGCGCTCACCGAGCTATGTCAGATCCTCGAGATTCGCCACCAGCACGCGGCGCCCTTCGACTTCGACGCGATTGCGCCCGAGGACTACCTCTTTCCAAATACCGAACAGGCGCCGCGGATCCCGGCCATCGACGCGATCCCCTTCGAATCATTCAACGGGGACATCGCCGACGACGTGCGGACCTGTGTGGCGCGGGCGGCCGCGGTCGGGCTGGAGGTCTTGGTGTTGGACAATAGCCGTCCCGACTTTCCGCTCCGCACGGCCAAAGTCATCATGCCCGGAGCTTGCCATATCTTCCCGTACCGGGCGGCCGCCCGACTTTACGAAGTTCCGGTGCGTATGGGCTGGCGCGCGTCCCCCCTCACCGAGGCCGAGCTCCATCCCTTGGAGCTGCTCATCTGA